The genomic window GGCCGGAGATGCGTGGCTGCACCGGGTACATCTCGAGAAGTGCGTTCAGTTCCTGCACGGCGTCGGCGTCCTGTCCGGAGGTACCGTGCTCGAAGACCTGGCGCAGGCGGCGCTGCGCACGCCGGAAGACGGCCAGGTCCTTCTCAGCGACCTGATCGCGCATCCAGGCTTGATCGCCGGAGAACAGAGCCCGCAACCCGGCGAGATCGTCCAGGCCGGCGTTGACGAGGTCGATCGCCGTCCGGGCGTACGCATCGAAGTTCACCCGACAACGGTAGCCGCACCTGACCCCATGGGGCACGTATGTGATACCCGGTCGAGTCGGGCACATGGGAATCGACGCCGCTCCCGAGGATCCGCGCCGGACCCGGAGGTTACGCTCGGCGCATGCTCCGTTCCCTGTTTCTCGCCGCGGCCGGGTCCGCCCGGCTCGAGCGACTGGCCGAGTCCGCCCCTGTCAGCAGGGGGATCGTGCAGCGTTTCGTGGCCGGTCGTGGTGCCGACGACGTGCTGCGCGTCAGCCGCGATCTAGCGGACGACGGTCTGGCCGTCAGTCTCGACCATCTGGGTGGGGACACCCGGACGATCGAACAGGCGGTGACCACCCGGGACGAGTACCTCGCGGTGCTCGGCCGCCTCCGCGACCTCGCCCTGACCCCGGCTGTCGAGGTGAGCCTCAAACTCTCGGCTCTGGGTCAGCGGATCGACGAGAAATTGGCGTACGAGCACGCTCGCGCCGTCTGTGCCGCGGCCGCCGAGGCGGGCACCACGGTGACTCTGGACGCCGAGGACCACAGCACCACGGACGCCACTCTGGAGACGCTGGCCGAGTTGCGGAAGGACTTCCCTTCGACGGGGGCGGCCCTCCAGGCGCACCTGCGGCGGACCGAGGGCGACTGTCGCGAGCTGGCCACGTCCGGTTCGCGGGTGCGGCTCTGCAAGGGGGCGTACTCGGAGCCCGAGTCGGTGGCCTTCCAGTCGGCTCTGGACGTGGACAAGTCGTTCGTGCGCTGCCTGAACATCCTGATGTCAGGGGAGGGCTACCCGATGGTGGCCACTCACGATCCGAGGCTGATCTCGATCGCCGAGGACCGGGCCCGCTGGTTCGACCGTTCCACCCGGGAGTACGAGTTCCAGCTCCTGTTCGGGGTCCGTCCCGAGGAACAGGCCCGGCTGGCCGCGAGCGGGCACACCGTCCGCGTCTACCTGCCGTACGGGGAACAGTGGTACGGCTACCTGATGCGCCGCCTCGCCGAACGCCCGGCGAACGTAGGCGTTCTGGCCCGTGCCGTCACCTCAAAGAAGTAAAAGGGTCTAAATCGCCACAGATCCGGCGTGTCTTCCTTGACTTTTTGTGGGCATTTCACGGAACGTATCGCGTTGGTCACAGCAGTATCGATACCGTTCTGATGACACGCACGTCGTCCCCGCGGCGTCCGGGAGCCCCCGGCCGCGGCGGATCGTGCCAGCGAAAGGATCGGTGCGACGCGATGACGGGTCCAGCACAGACCGAGGAACGACTCTCTGAGGTTCGGTTTCTGACGGTGGCCGAGGTTGCCTCGCTGATGCGGGTCTCCAAGATGACCGTCTACCGGCTCGTGCACGGCGGTGACCTCACCGCGGTCCGGGTCGGTCGCTCGTTCCGTGTGCCGGAGCACGCGGTGCACGAGTACCTGCGCGGAGCATTCTCGCAAAGCGCCTGACGGACGGGGCCGTGTTGGCCCGACTGGAGCATGCCGGTACGCTGGACCGGTTGGTTCCCGGGTCCGTCGCTGCTCCGGGCGCCCTTCAGTCAGGTTTCCGGTGATCCCCTCGGGGTATGAGCCGGATCCCCATCCACAGGTTCGAGAGGCAGTTCGTATGGGCTCCGTGGTCAAGAAGCGCCGCAAGCGTATGGCGAAGAAGAAGCACCGCAAGCTGCTGCGCAAGACCCGCGTCCAGCGTCGCCGTCTCGGCAAGTGATCGAAGGCCGGGCTGATGCCCGGCCTGAGGATCTCAACGTGACAGCACCGCCTAGCGTTGTCGTGGTCACCGGGGTCAGCCGATTTCTCGGCGCCCAGGTCGCTGCACGTCTTGCCGCAGATCCCCGGATCGATCGTGTCGTCGGTCTGGATCCGCACGACCCTCCGGCGGGCCTCCTCGGCCTGCTCGAGGGAGTGGAGCGAATCCGGGCCGACGCGCGTGCGGCCACCGAAGCCATCGCCGATCTCGGCGCCGAGGCCGTCGTGCATCTCGCCATCACGAGCGTGCCCGACGCCAAACACGGGCGCGCCGCGATGAAGGAACAGAACGTCATCGGCACCATGCAGGTGTTGGCCGCCGCTCAAGGGGCGCGCAGGCTGCGCAAGCTGGTGGTGCGTTCCTCCACGGCCGCTTACGGTGCCTCCTTCCGTGATCCCGCGGTCTTCACCGAGGACACCGAGCCCCGCGCGGTTCCGCGTGGCGCGTTCGCCCGCGACATCCTCGACATCGAGGGTTATGTCCGCGGATTCCGCCGTCGCCGGCCCGAGGTCGCGGCGACCGTTCTCCGGTTCGCCCCGATGATCAGCTCGTCCGCCGAGACGTCGCTGACCCGCTATTTCGCCCAGCCGGTGGTTCCCACGGTGATCGGCCGGGACGCCCGGCTCCAGTTCGTCCACGCCGAAGATGCCCTCGAAGTCCTGCACCGTTCGGTGATCGAGGACCATCCGGGCACCTTCAACGTGGCCGGCTCCGGGGTGCTCATGCTCTCCCAGGCTGTCCGCCGGGCCGGCCGGGTCTCGCTGCCGGTGCCCGAGACGGCTCTCTCCAGTGGTGCCGCCATGCTCCGCCAGTTCGGTGTCGAGCAGATCGGGCTGGACCAGATCGACCTCTTCGTACACGGCCGGGTGGTCGACACGACCCGGCTGATCAACGAGTTCGGCTTCACGCCACGGACCACCGCGGCCGCCTTCGAGGAGTTCATCCAGGCGCACGCCGAGGGCTCCACGATCACCGCGGACCGGCTGGCCGTGGCGGAGGCCGCCATCCTGGACGGCATCCGCCGGGCTCGCGCGGCCGCGGCGGAGGTTAAGCCATGAGCCAGGACGAGTTCCGTAGCGACATGCTGCCTGGGCACACCGACTTCCAGCTGCCTGAACCGCCGCCGGTGCAGCGGGTCAACGGGCGCCGCCCGATCCCCGAGAAAGCCGCGCACCCCGAGAAAGCCGCGCCGGTACCGGAGGAGACGGTCCCGGAGGCGGATGTCTGGGATCAGCGAATCGCTGACGGTCTGGCCTTCTTACGGCGGCGACTGGCCGGAGCGTACGAGGTCGATGAGTTCGGTTTCGACCAGGAACTCTCCGAGGCCGTCTTCCATCCGATGATGAAACTGCTCTACCGGGACTGGTTCCGGACCGAGGTCTTCGGTATCGAGAACGTGCCGGCCGAGGGCAGTGGCCTGGTGGTCGGCAACCATTCCGGCACGATCGCGCTGGACGCCCTGATGTTGACCGTCGCGCTGCGGGACAGGCACCCGCTCAATCGGCACCTGCGCCTGCTCGGCGCCGATCTGGTCTTCCGGATGCCGGTGATGAGTGAGCTGGCCCGGGCGGCCGGTGCCACCGTCGCCTGCAACCCGGATGCCGAGCGTCTGATGACTTCCGGTCAGCTGGTCGGTGTCTTCCCGGAGGGTTTCAAGGGCATCGGGAAGCGGTTTGCCGACCGTTACAAGCTGCAGCGGTTCGGCCGGGGCGGATTCGTCTCGGCAGCGCTGCGGACCGGCACGCCGATCGTCCCGGTGGCGATCGTCGGCGCCGAGGAGATCTATCCGATCCTGGCCGACCTGAAGCCGGTGGCCCGGCTGCTCGGTGTCCCCTATTTTCCGGTCACGCCGACTTTCCCCTGGCTGGGACCATTGGGCATGGTGCCGCTGCCCAGCAAGTGGCTGATCGAGTTCTGCCCGCCGATCCCGACCACGCATCTGACCGATTTCGCGGACGACCCGCTTGTCGTCTACAACCTCGCCGATCAGGTCCGCGAGACCGTCCAGGCGGCGGTGCACGAGCTGCTGGAAAGACGCCCGGACCCGTTCGGGCCGTAAGAGCCGGGTAGAAGAGTAAGAGCGGGGTGAAAGTCGGGCCAGGTGAGAGCCGATAAGTGCCATTCTCCTGGAGTGGAACCGATCGTCCGTCCTATAGTGACGGTTGAGGGGCGGCCCCGGAGTTTTCTCCGGCACCGCCCCTCGCCATCTGTTCGGAACTGATCAGAAGAGGTCGCTGAGCAGTCCGCCCAGCACCCCGTCCTCTTCTGTACCGGGAATGTCCGTGGTGCTCATCGTGTCGGTCGGTGTCGGCGAGACGCCGGTGGTGCCGACCGGCGTGTCGCTCGTCTCGGCAGCCGACTTACTGGTCCGTGGTTCTGCGGACCCGGTCGTCTCCGGATCGGTGGTGGCCTTGGTCCGGTTCTGCCGTGGCGTGCTGCTCTGATCGGCCTGCTTGGTGCCGGGCCGGCCGGAGTCGCTGTGTTGCTGTTGCTGCTGCGTCGGCGAGGTGCCCTGCGGTGAACCGTTCTGGTCCTCGGCGGGGGTGGTGCAGTCGCGCAGTTTCGGCCCGAGCGCGTCGGACCCGGCCGGTGTGACCTCGTCGCAGGCCAGCCCGGTGCGTAGTGATTCGGTGCGCTTGACCACGTCCTGGAGCAGGCCGAGGGATACGGCCGCCCGTTCCCGGTTGGCGGTGGAGAGTTTTTCCAGCGCCGGGTGCAGGACCTTGCGCTGATCGATGGCGAAGCCGTCCAGCGTGGCCAACGGTGCGGTGTCCTGCTGGGCCGCGGCCGACGTGGTGAGCAGCCGGACGCCCTTGCGGGTGTCGGCATCCATGTCGTCCAGGACCAGGGCGAACTCGCGTTCGCCGCCCTTCATGGCGACGGCTTCGGAGAGCCGGGTCCGGGCGAAGTCCAGGGACAGCTGGCCCCGGGTCACATCGGAACCGGCGATCGCCAGCTGGGCGCGTTCGGTCTGGCGTTTGACGGTGTAGAAGACGTCACCCGGGAAGGCGCTCTCGCTGGCCGCGGAGATTCCGGAGACGGCCATCGCACCGGCGGCGACGCCGATGATGATCGCCCCACGGGCCCGTATCCGGCGGCCTAATCTCGGGCGCCGGGCCGCGGCTTCGATGATCGGATCGGGTTCGGTCTCGGCGGCGGTCCGCCCGATGCCGTCCCGTTCGGCCGTGGCGACCAGCATGGCGCGCAGGCCGACGCGGAACTCGGAGTCGACCGGTGTCGCGATGCGGGCCGCCGAAAGCCGGTTACCGATGGCGACCAGCCGGTTCAGCTCTTCGTCGGTCTGCCCACGGCTGTGGTGCCGGCGCGTGCCACCGGAGTCGGCGATCGATTCCGCGAAGCGCTCGGCACTCCGGGAGTTCGGGAATGCGAACTTCACCGTGGGCACCTCCCCTCGCTCGTGACTGTCTCGCCGGCCTGGCGGACGGCGTCGGCGACCGAACCGCGAGACACGGTCCCGGGTCGCACCCGGACAAACGCGCGACACGCGGCCCCGGTTACGGGTGACTGACGGTTCCATCGGGTATCAGAGATCAACAACTGGGATCCCCCGATCAAGATTGGAATCCGTCCGGCAGGAGCCGGTTGAGTGCTCTGACCGCGCGATATTGCAGAGCTTTGATGGCTCCCTCGTTCTTGCCCATGGTCTGTGCGGTCTCGGCGACCGAGAAGCCCTGGAGGAAGCGGAGCACGATGCACTCCTGCTGTTCCGGGTTGAGCTGCTTGACCGCGGTGAGCAGGGCGACGTTGGTGATGTGGTCGACCACCGCCGACTCCGGGCTGCCTTCCGGCCCGCGGTCCTCACGATCGGCGTCGAGCACGTCGCCGGTGGTCACCTCAAGGCGGTAGCGACCGGACTTGAAGTGGTCGGCGACCAGGTTCCGGGCGATCGTCACGAGCCAGGCGCCCAGGTCACGGCCCTGCCAGGTGAAGCTGCCAATCCGCTTGAGGGCACGCAGGAAGGTGTCCGACGTCAGGTCCTCGGCGAGCTGGCGGTTACCGACCCGGAAGTAGACGAAGCGGAACACGGTGTCCACGTACCGGTCGTAGATCAGGCCGAAGGCCTCGGCCTCGCCGGCTTGGGCCCGTTCGACGAGCGCCCACACCTCGGCGGCGGGATCGCCCCGATCGGGGCGGGCCGGGTGCTTGGGTGGTTCGGTCTCGGTGGGCGGGCCGGTCTTGCTCTGGGTCGGCAGGACCACGGTGTGTTCACCGGGGGCCGTCTCGTTCTCGCCGATCGTGGAGCGCTGGCCGGGTGTGGGCTGGGACGGGGGCCGCGGCGAGGCGGGCCGCCCGCCGCCGAATCTGCCGTTGCCGTTGTGCGGCGAGGCGACTGCGGGGGGACTGTTCGGCGTACGACGGCTGCCGGTCTGTTTGGGGCTGTCGCCCCGGATCGCGTTCACGATCACGCCGTCAACGGACTCTCGCAGTGTGTTCAACCCCTCGGTGAGTACGTGCCGGGCCGCGAGGACCTCGCGTTGGTACGGGTCCTCGGCGTACACATGAGTCACTGCGCCTCCTTCACCCGGCGGGCCTTCGACGACAGTGAATCCGTCCCGCCAGACGTAGATTCACTTCGATTCCGTGCTTTGTAGGGCACAGCGGCCTCCTCGGGATGAGGGTGGTCACTCACAAACAAAAGCTCCACTAACATCAGCAAAAGCTTCACTAACCGACAAAAGCCGTCACTGACAAGAAAATGGGCGGGACGACCGCGAAAAACCGGCCAGTCTCACCCGTTGGTGTGTATTCCGTTACACAGTGCGGAAGTATTGCCGACTTCGGACACGCGGAGTCGCACACCATGTGCGCTGAGCGCAAAGCCGTGAATCCCGCTTAAAGCGGCAAGCCTCGTCAAGGTCACTTTCGCCTAACAATGCGCGAAAGGGACGGACCGGTTGTCCGCTCGGCCTCAGAGCGCCTGGCGCGGGTGCCCGGACGGAAGTGGAAGGATGGGCGAGTGAGACTCACCCTGATCAGTCGCGGCGGCTGCCATCTGTGCGAGGTGGCCGAAAAGACACTGGACCGGATCGCGCCGGGCCAATGGGCGAAAGTCGACGTGGACTCGTCGATCGAGCTGGAGCGCGACTACGGCGACCGGGTGCCGGTGCTGCTGCTGGATGGCCGTGAGCACGGTTACTGGCGCATCGAGGAGGAGCGCCTGCTGCGGGATTTAGCTCGACAACCGGGTGAACCCCGCCTGTAGGTTCTCCGGGTGACAGCAAAGCATTTGGTTTGGGACTGGAACGGAACCCTTCTCGACGACCTTCACCTGGTCGTGTCGTCGACGAACACCGCCTTCGCCGCGGTCGGCGGCCGCGACGTCGACTCCGACGAGCATCGGCGGGCCTTCCGCCGGCCGGTCGCCGACTTCTACGCCGAGATGCTCGGCCGGGCCGTCGAGCAGGAGGAGTTCGGGCGGCTGGACCGGATCTTCCACGACGCGTACCGCCTCGGGCTGACCGACGTCTCGCTGGCCGCCGACGCGCAGGCCGCGATCAAGACCTGGAGCGGCAGCCAGTCGCTGCTCTCCATGTGGTTCCACCACGAGCTGGTCCCGGCGGTCGAGGGGTACGGCCTGGCCGGTCTCTTCACCCGGATCGACGGGCTGAAGGCCGAGCTGGGCGGCGGTTTCAAAGCCGGGCACCTGGCGCTGCACCTGTCCGAGCTCGGGGTGGCCGGCGCGGACGCGGTCCTGATCGGTGACTCGATCGACGACGCCGAGGCCGCCGAGTCGGTAGGCGCGTCCGTGGTGCTCTACACCGGTGGTTTCACCGACCCCGCACGGTTGCGTGAATCCGGCCGTCCGGTGGCCGACACGCTGGTGGATGCGGTGAAGATGGCCATGTCACTTTGAGCAGGGTGGCCCTGGTGGCGTTCCACCGGTAATACTCGACAGGTCGGCCCGAGTAACACAGCCGGGTCGACCTTGTCCAATTGTCCCGTCAAGATCGCGATTTGTGCACGCCTTCACAAGCGCCTACTCTGTGACTCCGACGAGCCCCGCACTACCACAGCTACCCCACGAGGGTTCCACCGGTACCGCACAGACAGGGCTCACCGCAGGTCCGCCTCGTCGGCACGGAGTCAGATGAGTCAGCAACGTCACGGAAGCACGCCCGGTGAAACCGATGGCGTCCCGGCCTTCCCGGATCTCCCGGAGGCGACCATCGCACGACTGCCGGAGTACCTGCGCGCCCTTCACCACCTCGCCGAGACCGGCGCGGAGACGGTGTCGAGCGAGGGTCTCGCAGCAGCCGCCGGGGTCAACTCGGCCAAGCTCCGCAAGGATCTCTCCCACCTAGGCTCCTACGGCACGCGCGGCGTCGGCTATGACGTGGCCCTGCTCGTCTACCAGATCGAGTACATCCTGGGCCTCGACAAGAACCGCGCGGTCTGTCTCGTCGGCGTCGGTAACCTCGGGCACGCCCTGGCCGGTTACGCCGGTTTCGCCAGCCGTGGCTTCCGGGTGGTCGCGCTCTTCGACGCCGACGAGCGCAAGGTCGGCGAGGAGATCAACGGGCTGATCGTGCAGCACATCGATGATCTCCAGCGGATCGCGGCGGAGGAGTCCATCGCGATCGGTGTCATCGCCACCCCGCCCGGCACCGCGCAGCTGGTCGCCGACGCATTGATCGCCGCGGGCGTGACGAGCATTCTCAACTTCGCCCCGGGGGTTCTTTCGGTGCCGTCAAACGTCGACGTCCGCAAAGTGGATCTCGCTATCGAGCTGCAGATCCTTTCGTTCCACGAGCACCGCAAGGCGTCTCTGACCGCGCTTCCCGGCGGCCGGTCCGCCCCGGCGGAAAGCGGCAATCAGGAGGCGGTCGGTTCGTGAACCTACTCAGCATCGGCGCCTCGTACCGCACCGCAGACCTCGCGGTCCTCGAGCGCCTCACCATCCCCGAGTCGTCCGTTCCCGAGCTGCTCCAGCACCTGATCGCCCAGCCGTACGTGGGTGAGGCCGTCGTGGTCTCCACCTGCAACCGGGTCGAGGTGTTCGCAGCGGTCAGCGGGTTCCACGGCGGCCTCGGCGACATCTGCAACGTGCTGTCCGAGCACTCCGGCATCCCCGCCACCGAGCTGGCCAGCCATCTGTACGTGCACTACGGCGAAGCCGCGGTCCGGCACTCCTTCCGGTTGTCGTCCGGCCTCGACTCGATGGTCATCGGCGAGGCGCAGATCCTCGGCCAGCTGCGGGACGCCTACCACACCGCGACCGAGGTCGACTCGGCCGGCCGTCTGCTGCACGAACTGATGCAGCAGACGCTCCGTGTCGGCAAACGGGCGCACTCCGAGACCGGCATCGACAAGGCCGGGCAGAGCGTCGTCACGGCCGCCCTGGACGTGGCCGCCGAGCATCTCGGTGGTGACCTCACCGGCAAGTCCGCGCTGGTCATCGGCGCCGGGGCGATGGGTTCACTGTCAGTGGCCACGCTCACCCGCAGCGGTGTCGGGCCCCTGCGGATCACCAACCGCAGCCAGCAGCGCGCCGACCGGCTGGCCGAGCTGTACGGCGCCACTTCGGTCCCGTTCGACGACCTGGACGCCGTGCTCCGCGAGGTCGACATCGTGGTGTGCGCGACCGCCTCCACCGAGCCGGTCCTGACCCGGGCCCGCCTGGAGAAACTGACCAACAGCCTGGTCGTTCTCGACCTGGCGGTTCCGCGGGACGTCGCCCCTGACGCCATCGGCCTGCCCGGCCTGGTCGTCATCGACATCGACACCCTTGCCAACAGTCGCCGGACCGGCCCGGCGGCGGCCGAGACCGCGGCCGTAGAGCAGATCGTCACCGGCGAGGTGGACAGCTTCCTCGGGTGGATGCGCGGGGCCGAGGTCGCGCCCACGGTGGCCGCGCTGCGCACCCGGGCCGACGAGGTGGTGTCCGCGGAGTTGCGCAAGCTGATGTCCCGGCGGCCGGAATTCACCGAGGAGCAGCGAGGCGACGTTTCCCGTACCCTGCACCGGGTCGTCCAGCAGTTGCTGCACTCGCCTACCGTGCGGGTCCGTCAACTGGCCGCCGAGCCCGGCGGTGATCAGTACGCCGCTCTGCTGCGCGAACTGTTCGACCTCGACGTCCCGCTGGCCACCCAGGCGAACGCCGTACCGCAGATCGGAGGCAAACCGTGACCGACCCGCTGCGTCTCGGCACCCGGGGGAGCACTCTCGCGCTCACCCAGTCGAAGTTGGTCGCCGACGCTCTCACCGCCGCCACCGGCCGACCGGTCGAGCTGGTCCGGATCGTCACCCCCGGTGACCAATCGGCCGCCCCGATCGCGGAGCTGGGCGTCGGTGTCTTCGTGTCGGCGCTGCGTGACGCCCTGCTGGCCGGCGAGATCGACTTCGCCGTGCACTCCTACAAGGACCTGCCCACCGCCGGTCACCAGCGACTGCACATCGCCGCGGTGCCGGTCCGGGAAGACCCCCGGGACGCACTGATCGCCCGGGACGGCCTGACCCTGGCGGAGCTGCCGCCCGGCTCGCGGATCGGTACCGGAGCGGTGCGCCGTGTCGCGCAACTGCTGGCTTTGGGCCTAGAGTTGCAGGTCACGCCGATTCGAGGGAACGTCGACTCACGCATTGCCCGGGTTCTCGGACCCGACGCGGACCTCGATGCCGTTGTTCTCGCCCGAGCCGGTGTGGCACGTCTCGGCCGGTCGACGGAGATCACCGAGACGCTCGACCCGATGCTCATGCTGCCCGCCCCGGCTCAGGGCGCGCTGGCGGTGGAGTGCCGGGCCGACGACACCGACCTGATCGAGTTGCTGTCCGTTCTCGATCACGCACCGACCCGCGCTGCCGTCACGGCGGAGCGGTCGATGCTTGCCACGCTCGAGGCCGGATGCTCCGCCCCGGTCGCGGCACACGCCGAGATCGCCGAGGGCGACGACGGTGACGAGATCTACCTGCGCGGTGCGGTGATCAGCTTGGATGGTGTCCGAGCCGTCCGACTGTCGCGCACCGGAACGCCCGCCGGCGCTGCGGAGATCGGCAAGGCACTTGCCATCGATCTCCTCGACGCCGGAGCCGATACCCTGATGGGGAGCACAGAATGACCACCCGCACCGCCCGTAAGCCAGCCGGACGCATCGCGTTCATCGGC from Actinoplanes derwentensis includes these protein-coding regions:
- a CDS encoding proline dehydrogenase family protein, whose protein sequence is MLRSLFLAAAGSARLERLAESAPVSRGIVQRFVAGRGADDVLRVSRDLADDGLAVSLDHLGGDTRTIEQAVTTRDEYLAVLGRLRDLALTPAVEVSLKLSALGQRIDEKLAYEHARAVCAAAAEAGTTVTLDAEDHSTTDATLETLAELRKDFPSTGAALQAHLRRTEGDCRELATSGSRVRLCKGAYSEPESVAFQSALDVDKSFVRCLNILMSGEGYPMVATHDPRLISIAEDRARWFDRSTREYEFQLLFGVRPEEQARLAASGHTVRVYLPYGEQWYGYLMRRLAERPANVGVLARAVTSKK
- a CDS encoding helix-turn-helix domain-containing protein encodes the protein MTGPAQTEERLSEVRFLTVAEVASLMRVSKMTVYRLVHGGDLTAVRVGRSFRVPEHAVHEYLRGAFSQSA
- a CDS encoding 30S ribosomal protein bS22, producing MGSVVKKRRKRMAKKKHRKLLRKTRVQRRRLGK
- a CDS encoding NAD-dependent epimerase/dehydratase family protein, translating into MTAPPSVVVVTGVSRFLGAQVAARLAADPRIDRVVGLDPHDPPAGLLGLLEGVERIRADARAATEAIADLGAEAVVHLAITSVPDAKHGRAAMKEQNVIGTMQVLAAAQGARRLRKLVVRSSTAAYGASFRDPAVFTEDTEPRAVPRGAFARDILDIEGYVRGFRRRRPEVAATVLRFAPMISSSAETSLTRYFAQPVVPTVIGRDARLQFVHAEDALEVLHRSVIEDHPGTFNVAGSGVLMLSQAVRRAGRVSLPVPETALSSGAAMLRQFGVEQIGLDQIDLFVHGRVVDTTRLINEFGFTPRTTAAAFEEFIQAHAEGSTITADRLAVAEAAILDGIRRARAAAAEVKP
- a CDS encoding lysophospholipid acyltransferase family protein, producing the protein MSQDEFRSDMLPGHTDFQLPEPPPVQRVNGRRPIPEKAAHPEKAAPVPEETVPEADVWDQRIADGLAFLRRRLAGAYEVDEFGFDQELSEAVFHPMMKLLYRDWFRTEVFGIENVPAEGSGLVVGNHSGTIALDALMLTVALRDRHPLNRHLRLLGADLVFRMPVMSELARAAGATVACNPDAERLMTSGQLVGVFPEGFKGIGKRFADRYKLQRFGRGGFVSAALRTGTPIVPVAIVGAEEIYPILADLKPVARLLGVPYFPVTPTFPWLGPLGMVPLPSKWLIEFCPPIPTTHLTDFADDPLVVYNLADQVRETVQAAVHELLERRPDPFGP
- a CDS encoding DUF5667 domain-containing protein, with product MKFAFPNSRSAERFAESIADSGGTRRHHSRGQTDEELNRLVAIGNRLSAARIATPVDSEFRVGLRAMLVATAERDGIGRTAAETEPDPIIEAAARRPRLGRRIRARGAIIIGVAAGAMAVSGISAASESAFPGDVFYTVKRQTERAQLAIAGSDVTRGQLSLDFARTRLSEAVAMKGGEREFALVLDDMDADTRKGVRLLTTSAAAQQDTAPLATLDGFAIDQRKVLHPALEKLSTANRERAAVSLGLLQDVVKRTESLRTGLACDEVTPAGSDALGPKLRDCTTPAEDQNGSPQGTSPTQQQQQHSDSGRPGTKQADQSSTPRQNRTKATTDPETTGSAEPRTSKSAAETSDTPVGTTGVSPTPTDTMSTTDIPGTEEDGVLGGLLSDLF
- a CDS encoding ECF subfamily RNA polymerase sigma factor, BldN family encodes the protein MIVNAIRGDSPKQTGSRRTPNSPPAVASPHNGNGRFGGGRPASPRPPSQPTPGQRSTIGENETAPGEHTVVLPTQSKTGPPTETEPPKHPARPDRGDPAAEVWALVERAQAGEAEAFGLIYDRYVDTVFRFVYFRVGNRQLAEDLTSDTFLRALKRIGSFTWQGRDLGAWLVTIARNLVADHFKSGRYRLEVTTGDVLDADREDRGPEGSPESAVVDHITNVALLTAVKQLNPEQQECIVLRFLQGFSVAETAQTMGKNEGAIKALQYRAVRALNRLLPDGFQS
- a CDS encoding glutaredoxin family protein, producing the protein MRLTLISRGGCHLCEVAEKTLDRIAPGQWAKVDVDSSIELERDYGDRVPVLLLDGREHGYWRIEEERLLRDLARQPGEPRL
- a CDS encoding HAD family hydrolase, translating into MTAKHLVWDWNGTLLDDLHLVVSSTNTAFAAVGGRDVDSDEHRRAFRRPVADFYAEMLGRAVEQEEFGRLDRIFHDAYRLGLTDVSLAADAQAAIKTWSGSQSLLSMWFHHELVPAVEGYGLAGLFTRIDGLKAELGGGFKAGHLALHLSELGVAGADAVLIGDSIDDAEAAESVGASVVLYTGGFTDPARLRESGRPVADTLVDAVKMAMSL
- a CDS encoding redox-sensing transcriptional repressor Rex, whose amino-acid sequence is MSQQRHGSTPGETDGVPAFPDLPEATIARLPEYLRALHHLAETGAETVSSEGLAAAAGVNSAKLRKDLSHLGSYGTRGVGYDVALLVYQIEYILGLDKNRAVCLVGVGNLGHALAGYAGFASRGFRVVALFDADERKVGEEINGLIVQHIDDLQRIAAEESIAIGVIATPPGTAQLVADALIAAGVTSILNFAPGVLSVPSNVDVRKVDLAIELQILSFHEHRKASLTALPGGRSAPAESGNQEAVGS
- a CDS encoding glutamyl-tRNA reductase, which codes for MNLLSIGASYRTADLAVLERLTIPESSVPELLQHLIAQPYVGEAVVVSTCNRVEVFAAVSGFHGGLGDICNVLSEHSGIPATELASHLYVHYGEAAVRHSFRLSSGLDSMVIGEAQILGQLRDAYHTATEVDSAGRLLHELMQQTLRVGKRAHSETGIDKAGQSVVTAALDVAAEHLGGDLTGKSALVIGAGAMGSLSVATLTRSGVGPLRITNRSQQRADRLAELYGATSVPFDDLDAVLREVDIVVCATASTEPVLTRARLEKLTNSLVVLDLAVPRDVAPDAIGLPGLVVIDIDTLANSRRTGPAAAETAAVEQIVTGEVDSFLGWMRGAEVAPTVAALRTRADEVVSAELRKLMSRRPEFTEEQRGDVSRTLHRVVQQLLHSPTVRVRQLAAEPGGDQYAALLRELFDLDVPLATQANAVPQIGGKP
- the hemC gene encoding hydroxymethylbilane synthase, with product MTDPLRLGTRGSTLALTQSKLVADALTAATGRPVELVRIVTPGDQSAAPIAELGVGVFVSALRDALLAGEIDFAVHSYKDLPTAGHQRLHIAAVPVREDPRDALIARDGLTLAELPPGSRIGTGAVRRVAQLLALGLELQVTPIRGNVDSRIARVLGPDADLDAVVLARAGVARLGRSTEITETLDPMLMLPAPAQGALAVECRADDTDLIELLSVLDHAPTRAAVTAERSMLATLEAGCSAPVAAHAEIAEGDDGDEIYLRGAVISLDGVRAVRLSRTGTPAGAAEIGKALAIDLLDAGADTLMGSTE